In Lactuca sativa cultivar Salinas chromosome 5, Lsat_Salinas_v11, whole genome shotgun sequence, the DNA window GATATTGCTATTTACTTAGCTAGCAAATACATCGCAAAAGATCTTACCagccaacaaaagaagaaatgCTTTTCCgaaataaaatattacttttgggatgagCCATACCTTTTCCGAAGCTGTGCGGATGGAATCATACCAAGATGCGTGTTCGGGAATGAAAGCCGAAAAATTTTGGAACATTGTCATAGCGGGCCCACGGGTGGACATCATGCAGCACATTACACTGCtaagaagatctttgacattgggttttaCTGGCCCATGATTTTTAAAGATGCAGCCCAATTTGCCAAAGAATGTGATGCATGTCAAAGAGCGGGAAACATTTAATCCCGAAATGAGATGCCACAACATAGTATTCAAGTGTGCGAAGTATTTGATGTGTGGGGGATCGatttcatgggaccatttcccatgtccaaAGGAAACAAATACATATTGGTGGCAGTGGATTATGTATCCAAGTAGGCGGAGGCACAAGCTTTGCCAACTAATGATGGTCGGGTGGTGGTGTGTTTTTTGAGGAAGCTATTTTCAAGATTTGGAGTCCCAAAAGCTCTTATAAGTGACCGAGGCCCTCATTTTGCCAATGATCAACTAGAGAAGGTGCTAAGAGAATCTTGGAGAGATCGGTGAGGAGCAATCGGAAAGAATGGTCggataagctagatgatgcactttAGGCCTTCCGAacagctttcaaaacacctattggtactacaccatataggctagtttatggaaagcaatgtCATTTACCGGTGGAAATCGAGCATAAAGCTTTTTGGGCTTTAATATTGTGCAACTTCAACATGGCGGAGCTCAAAAATAACCggttaatgcaaatgaatgctcttgaAGAACTTAGAAAATGTTTCCTACACTAGCTCTCTAATCTATAAAGAGAAAACCAAAAGTTGGCATGACAAGAGGATCAAGGGAAATAAAGAATTTCATGAAGGGCAAAAGGTGTTGCTCTTTAATTCAAGACTAAAACTTTTTTCGGGCAAACTCAAGTCAAGATGCGATGGTCCGTTTCTGGTAAAGAAGGTGTTTCCACATGGTGCTATAGAGTTATTATCAAAGGATGGTACTCCTTTCAAGGTCAATGGGCATAGAGTAAAAAGATATGAAGAAGGAGTCCCAAGCAATGAAGACATAGAAGAAGGGCTGTTGCTCGAAGGAATGACAGAAATGTAGCatggaaggagtccagctaatgactccttaaaaagaagtgcttccggtgtaacaccgtaaacatttaaaacaatttttcacatttgaaaacacattttaaataaaaccattcattcataaaatctcataacatcatgtttttaattcacaaatgtctcccaagatcaaaatacatccaatcccatatgtgtgtacaAATCAAGTCAGCACCTTCCCGCGGtgatcactggtacctgaaacacataacactgaacactataagcataagcttagtgagttccccaaaataccacaataatcacataataaccaCTCGAGgatgtaactctgttgaccctctggtcgatgtgtctcagtggggccctccagccccaactctctgtgggccctctggccctaactctagggacctaaaagtcccaactctgcaactctgaatcatgcatattacatatcacaataaatcacaacacataataacatgcaatcacactggcatataactctataatactctatCACTTAACtatgttaccacactaggtaaagtatagtgtgAAGACTCACCTtaggtatctcggtaaatctctgactcggtaaatgctggcctagcctccgcctaatcatatgaaaataacactctatttaatataactctcaaaggctagactatgctctcttatgacactctcagaagggtaaaagaccattttacccctctcatagctaAAAGGCctcacaatagaccataccctaaaagtcaaccaaaagtcaactctccgggttacactgcgcgtaccagatgtgtacgctgggcgtacccggctgcaccacagaatcggggagcgcctcccagtacgcggcgcgtactaggaattacgctcggcgtactcccctgcttcagcccttttgctcttgaggtcttaaacagttaagacctacgtccatattttagatctgaccccttctaagccccttaatccataaagttgatgactttaagcctttgcatggttgaacaagtcactaactcccaaaatgatccaaccttcaactctagaaggcttaaaacacatgcatgactccaaagtaacatccaagatgggaactttatggctctacatcactaataacactgaaaagggacagatctcggaccatggagcactttacactcataaagtctccacctttggggtttttagccctaaaaaggacacatacaacaacaaccaaaagaagaggaaagttttgaactttatacctccaagagtagctctttcctctgtagatatcagatccaaaatggcacctcaagctttagcctccaagatcTTCTTTCCTCCTTCCTCACCaagccactaaagcaccaacaagctcaaatcaacactctcacactctaagaacgatggggctctcttttagggtttcactcactgatatttAGGCTAAgaaatgagccataacaccctttaaatagtgcacaacgaggattagggtttttgcacctgggccgggtacgcccgacgtaactctaggtacgcccagcgtaccttggcgactccgcgtccaaattaagcgtgtgagtatgcgcagcgtacccctctggtacgcccagcgtactcacttgctatacATCCTCCACTCAGGGACTAAACATGACAATACAATAAAAaacaaggatgaaagaaatgcacctgaatctcggggtgttacaattctcccccactagaactagacttcgccctcgaagtctcattcctcgaacaactctggatgctgccctcgcatctccgactctgactcccaagtcatctcggatcccttccgatgttgccactgaaacaaaaccaaaggcacctccttgtccctcaaaaccttgatcttccgatctctgattgccaccggtctctcagcataattcaggctcacatccacctgaatatcctccaatggtaccactgccgactcatcagctatacactttcgtaattgcgacacgtggaaagtgtcatggatctgacctaactctgcaggtagctccaaccggtaggctaccctgcctaccctcgcaatcacccgaaaaggaccgatataacggggccccaacttgcccctcttcctgaatcagatcactcctgtccaaggagagaccttcaggagtacaaagtcaccgacctggaactcgagctcggaccaacgcctgtccgcataactcttctgacgactctgagtggtcaataacctctgcctgacctgctgtatctccTCAGTCGTCTgcagcacaatctctgtactacccataacacgctgcccgacctcacccaacaaatgggagtccgacacctcctcacatacaatagctcaaagggtggcataccaatgctcgaatgatggctgttgttgtaggaaaactcttccAAGGGCAAATACATGTCACAActcccccaaaatccaacacacatgcccggagcatatcctcgagcttctgaatcgtccgctcactctgtccgtcagtctggggtgatatgcggtactaaaatgcaacctagtacccaactcctcatgaaacttcttctagaatctagaagtgaaacgcatATCTCGGTcagagacaatcgagatcggcactccatgccgtgataccacttccctcacgtacatctctgctaacttctgtcacacccccgaaccagacggcggaaacgttcgagggctattgtgactcaattgaataccatcacaatgaatataaatgaaacataacatcatacaataccaagcattggaatattacaactggtagcgtttacattcagtacattgatccataatattgcatgctcaaaagtaaattgttcgatactaattaagaCAACAGCAAGAcattactgagtacatttttccttttagaTTTacatgttacctgagaatacaagtattttgaaaaatgtcaacatatgaaatgttggtgagttcataagtaatgtttgaaatatagtggtttgtattgctttgaaaatcaccagaaaatccgatattttctgaaaagaacttagtataaaaagtgtgaagatccgtaagtatgcttgtttgtttctataaatgtaaaagtacgatttgtaaaactcggtaagtaactcgtaggtgtattaattgaaaaccctaggaaaacccaatgttttcctaatactttgcatcaaatgatttatgtcttgttatttcgttacgacaggtgtattcatTGAGTCCCGGTGatgttggattaattatggattgtgaattgttataaacacacattaatgaaaatgactagtttacaaccatacaaacgatcccttaggcgtcgctcacactattcacttaatccaaacacccggacttcatgtagccccacaaccgaggaggaaaagagggtgcgaagccccgatattttccgtaagtcgttcaaggctatcgtgaatgcaaagggcccttagcccaactcgcatttggtgaattctcgactttactagcagcaccaaagggcccttggggtccaacagcacaaagcctgtaaaagtccttttacacgaaattaggtcatataagacccaactacatgtaagtgagtttccttcgggccgaaagatcatgtcattgggctagctaggcccaacaaacacgatttgaaacttttgggcccaaatacggtgtatcgacgtctagtgtattctcacgtgtgtattgacttcccgaaatttccacgtgtgtattgaagtttcgtcgtgttagtaatttcggattcattattgattcgagaccgaatcaattcgtttgataacgatttttggtgttgaaggtgtattataatttgccgatagtcgaggtgctagtatctcatcatgacggatttattgtttaaaacattaggatgtttcattattgcagcccctttcttttggataatttacacatttaaccctttgtataaaataaatttctattttagtcctcaaaccatttttcttgacactttagtatcaaaacttgtagaaaagttatttttcagctcaaagttatttgaaaaacaattttagtccaccaaatgaaatttttctcggctgaaacccttatgttcgcagtttttacacttttggcccaaaataggaATTTTTTGCATTtgtggtcccttttaaatatgaaaagcatttttaacccttgaaatggacttggagcattagtagtcccctgttttacagaaaatcatagtttcagcccctccaatttgaaaatctcgcatattgggctttattgggccggaaaattcatttttggcccattatgcttaaaaatttcacatttaatccttcaaagagaatatttacagaaaaataccttattgaaactattttgactcatttcatccatcagaatttgtattttgtcattttgggccctttaaccttatatttttaacattttgagtctaaaaatgggatttttagcccaatgagttcatattaaccaacttggttatttttctagaaatgatttgtgtgtaataatatgtataacacttgtttcatacatcctaatgcaaatctcgattttaaggactttttgactagtttcaacaccataatcacataagaacatgtaaacaaacatagaaatcatacaaagcatacatatactcatagatctacacatttgcttgtattcctcccccccccccccccccaccaccacaaaacttataaaaaccgaaaaatagggggtatgaagctcacctttgggtgtggtttcggttttggaggagaatggaagaagtttgatgttgttttcggccctagcaacttcttgaggagattttcggacttagatggttctagggagttagaccataaatttttatgagttaagatgagaggtttgataaatcaaggaacctagatcatagatttatgtataaacttaccttggatggtagtccttgtgaaaaatctccttggaatgaccttaatgatgggtttttagccataagaactttcctatgtgcgcatgcaaaaccctaatgcttggatctaggctttctaataaacatgctctgaatccaagacttctaatgactaattaggttaaataacaacattgaaagagatctagaaccatacctttgagttccttgttgatcttgaggtcttggagcttctagagtcacaaatgtcactcctctaatggcttacaaacaccaatagaaaggaagatgatttaggagagaggagaggggaggaaatcggccagggttctcttgctttaggagaagtaccgatttcccttagctatggggtctatttatactagtagacTCCTTAacggttacaacctaaaccctaattggataatcttctcttaaggctatccaaatcctttccatagataagccttagacgattttgaagctatcctagcttctagaatccgtccctagcatatccataaggatttacagtctaaagcttaactatcaaacaattgacagtttatacccctttatttaattaatctctttaagtcaccaaattaattctaattaattctatgacttatattatcaaataacaatatattattcattatattattctcataatatattaataatatttaatctctcgtaataaatcatcctatcaagttgctatgatgaaggcaacccaaaaggaccatgcacaaccgggtcaaatacttgcctaatatagttgcagccttagacactattccaacagtctcccacttggataagtctagtaactatatacacaagtacaattcggtttgcaatcgtagctctcaaagacgctgtcaaactctgatctaatcaatcttgtcctttagataagggatcgtacagtcttctgttagatatcatgctgacaatcctatggaatggtgaGTCAAGCacttaggtttctcgatctctgatttatttgacatagaacttaatcgaacacatcaattcagttctgaccgggcccgacacataagtcaaatcaaatcatcgagcggccgggatatcgcttttaccttcttagataaaagttacagataagctttgacttatatgcatttacttatttattaaccaagtatacacaacaatacgttttataacaccgagttactgatgcattttcgtattgtcaatgtacaatcaattaacaaataacaaatcatatatctaggttttaagaccatatgatattatcgtcttgcgatcaccctttatatcatattccataaggtgattccagcaagcgcaggtttgttccaatgctcaaaactagttcataagcactcatgaacgttgcagcaaccctttactatgtctaataccatttagacattctacacaccaattcatgacaatcttcattcatatctactcccaacatatgaacgattgtggaccatttgaacaatttctattattcttaataatcttaattattctggaagtcaaaacatgcaaaatgaaacaatagctaaacaattaacataagatagtaacattactcataaataaaactcctttatttaatcatcaaatgtcaattacatttatctattacacgtttctaatactatctaatctatgctaatatcatccttcagcccaatactcctagcatgctgcaagtgcttaagcctactcagtcccttcgtaagcggatctgctgggttatcttatgATGATATCcttttcactacgagttgtccttcttctacacgatgtatgatgaagtgatattttctgtcgatatgtcttgatctaccatgatccctcggttccttggtcaaggcaactgcgccttcgttatcatagaaaatctccattggctcttttatggcaggtacaactccaagatcaccgatgaagttctttagccatattgcctccttcgacgcttcgctcgctgcaatgtactccgattcgcacgttgaatcagctacggtttcctgcttggaactcttccatgccactgctcctccatttagggtaaagacccagcccgactgcgaacggtaattgtccctgtcagtctgaaaactggcgtcactataccctcacaccttcaagtcatcactccctccgaagactaagaaccattccttcgtcctccgaaggtacttaaggatgttcttcaccgcaatccaatgtgctttgccaggattcccttgatatctgctaaccatgctcaaggcgaaggctacatcagggcgagtacaagtcatagcgtacatgattgagccaactacggaagcgtatggtactcggctcatttctgctatctcagcttcggtactcggactttgagtcttactcaacttggcattgctttgtattggcaattctcccttctttgagttttccatactaaaacgttttagtaccttctctaagtaagtattctgactaagtccaattagtctcttacttctttctcttactatccttattcctaaaatgtaagaagcctctccgaggtccttcatagcgaagcacttcccgagccaggacttaacctcctgcagagtcgggatgtcgtttcctatgagtaatatgtcatcgacatatagaacgaggaagcttactatactcccactggttttgacatatacacaagactcgtcttcgcttcataaaaatccaaactctttgattttctcatcgaagcaaagattccatctgcgagactcttgcttaagtccataaatggacttctcaagcttacacactctatttggatacttcggatccacaaacccctctggctgagtcatgtaaacatcctcagccaactttctattaaggaaagtggtcttgacatccatttgccaaatctcataatcatgaaatgcggcaatagctagcatcaatctaatagatttaatcttcgcaactggtgagaaggtctcatcatagtcaactccgggagtttgagtaaagcccttcgcaaccaatcgcgctttatatgtgtgtacgtttccatccacgtcggtcttcttcttgaagatccatttgcacccaacggtcttacgtccgggcacatagtcgaccaaattccaaacttggttatcatacatggattggatctcgctatccattgcctctttccattttgcagactccaggcctgccatggcttccttatagctattaggttcgtcaagatttattagtgtaccatcactaatatacgcgTCCccctcggtagtaatatgaaagccataaaactggggatgaactctaactctatcggaacgtctaagagttaaggattcgtcaatcggttcaaccggagtttcctcctcgggttgagtgccagcggtagaggttccttcatctatcgactcttgaatctcttcaagctcgatttgcctcccactgtctccttggcctatgagttctcgctctcggaaaactcctctcctcgcaaaaaagacaaaattgtccttcggtctatagaagagatatccaaaggatgtctgcgggtagccgatgaaaatacatcgctcacttcgaggttcgagcttgtcgtgagtatctcgtcttacgaaagcctcgcaaccccaaaccttgatatgttccaacgagggagctttccctgtccacatctcgtgaggtgttttgacaaccttcttagtagggactcggttaaggatatgggcggcagtctctaaggcatacccccaaaaagagataggtagtgaaggacgactcatcatagagcgaaccatatccaataaggttcgattacgcctttctgccacaccattcaactgcggtgtcctaggaggcatcaattgtgaaactattccacactccttgagataatcgtggaattcaagacttaggtactctcctcctcgatcggatcgaagcatcttgattttcctgcccaattgattctccacttcattcttaaactctttgaacttttcaaaggtttctgacttttgcttgattaagtagatgtacccatatctactatagtcatcggtaaaagtcacgtagaagcgattcccatccttcgtggttgatctaaacggtccacatacatcggtatgtattaggtccaatagaccctctcccctttcacatgtacttgtgaagggtgacttagtcatctttccaagcaaacaagactcgcatgtgtcatcttccctaaggtcgaatgactccaacactccatccttttggagttgggctatgcgtttcttgttgacatgtccaagacgacaatgccacaaggatgctttatccatactagtggaagaatcaatattcaaaacatcatttcctaagttatcaacaatcataacggtttcatatattccattacatggtatagcttcaaagtaaaagacaccatttagataagccaaaatagaaccattctcattattaaaagaaaatctaaatccttgtctatataaaccatgaaatgaaatgatgtttctagccatttctggcgaatagcaacaattgttcaaatctaaaaccaaactattcctaagcacaaaagaatacactccaatcttggtcacaggcgatgatcttctgttccccatgattagattgatccttccttgctccacatccctacttcttcttagtccctgcacattagaacaaatgtggtaaccacaaccggtatcaagaacccaagaaatagcatgattagaatcgttagatttaattgtatatatacctgcgaaagatggcttgatctttccttccttgattgcttacaggtactctgggcagcttctcttccaatgtcctatcttgtggcagtggtggcactctgcctccttcggattaggacagggcttagcggtatcaactttggtcccactagaagatgcaccatctcgggctttcaccttgcgatagttcttcgatgaagctttcctcttctttccctttccttgaccaatagccaagacaggagcagtagtcggattgggagtaggtgcaacagacttgtccttgaagttgctctcagcgaccctcaagagaccttggagtttgcttagggtgacctcttctttgttcatgtggtaggtcatcctaaattggttgtacatcggaggcaaagagtgaagcaccatgtcgatcgccaagtcttcaccgaagtcaacgtttaacttgcgaaggcggtcgacatacctttgcatcttttgcaggtgcacggtaagagattctccatgacccatcttggcggaaatcatgttggtgaaaatctcataatgctcttgtctcgcgttttgggggtatctctccaataactcttggtgcatctcgtacgggtacatgtcctcgtaggacttttggaattcggagttcatggtggcaatcatgatgcaatgtaccttcgttgcatctcgctcatgagtctcaaaagcggtgatttcggccggagtagcgatttcggggttgattttctcgagcttctcatcgaggacatactccttatcctcatagcgagcaatggtgcgaatgtatcttatccattcgctaaagttcgttccatcgaaggtgaccttttggcaaaggctcatcaacgtgaaagaactagcagcagcgttgttagcgttcgacatctataaaaGAAAAGGACACAGATAGATTAGAATaggaatccctaattatcacccaataagaaaaattagggctaggatccaacaataacatttacatactagaaaagggatgtcgtaatctaacatgcaaataaattgaaggtaagtgaatgacgattcactaattctccatcacaaaacttaaactattagtcctaagtgttttgagaattcctaggttcggatgagattcattgaaactattcaatggcatgtttaaatctcgatatgcccctcttgtttgtgactgggatgccgaggatcacaaagtgggtgtgaattaccatgcaaattcacatggtgccttcattgtaacgatcacctattcgatgtgccggtaaaccacacacgctccatcgaactatgacaaacaatgaatcaccttttgccacctttgcttagaaccaattagtgtgccggtaaaccacacacgctccactaacttcttagcaagggtgcaaagtgtaatttcatgggattgcatcaattcacttttcctaaagtaactaagattgggaaattttaaaaaatgtgtagttactttgtatcacttattatacttttaatgagaggatgaggttgccctatcctacccgttcggctaacgaccctccaccaatcaagcaagcggtgggtgtgagtgtacacccattaagcgccattttataggccgcaaccttatacccaccttatagatcggcttcgtgaatgaggcctactaacggtaagactagcatttagttatacatatatatattattctagtaatatcatattagtatagggttgtattttaaaacttttaaaatctagggtttgaaatttaagtcgtctaaattaaaacttttaattacaaattataaatttcaacacttgtgggtaagttttaaacattttaaaacatggaggatcaaataacaaataattccaattaacaattaatatcctaattatctatatttgattttattcaagatttctttgaaagataattaccaaaattattaaaataattaattaattatcatataaggaaattaaatattttattagttgataaataccttttactagatcaagataatagtcatatatatcaaaaaatcggatttagattgatctattatgatgaaggtaagtttccataagataattatgaaaaaatcccgaatctggccattcctgacgcctggactcgccgagtgcacaaagggactcgccgagtcaggcctactcgccgagtccactttggaactcaccgagtccatgactcagaaaccaaaaaatcgaattttgcaggttgtttcagttaatcaagcaaca includes these proteins:
- the LOC111878776 gene encoding uncharacterized protein LOC111878776, producing MLLKNLENVSYTSSLIYKEKTKSWHDKRIKGNKEFHEGQKVLLFNSRLKLFSGKLKSRCDGPFLVKKVFPHGAIELLSKDGTPFKVNGHRVKRYEEGVPSNEDIEEGLLLEGMTEM